From the genome of Aspergillus oryzae RIB40 DNA, chromosome 4:
TGTCTAGTCGTGAGCTTCATGGTCTCGTTACCATGGGAGCTGCTGATAGCATCCATTTGCAGCCACTGGGTAGGAGTagcaacaccaccagcaaGCCTGCAACGGATCATGAAGCTGTAGGCGGGCTCAAGGCCTTGGGCTTTGCGCTCATCGCGCACATCACGGTCGTCTTGCATATAGGTGCCGTGGAACTTGGTCAACTGCTGGTCGCTTGCAGAGATAGCACCAGTACTCTCATCCAACAGACCCTCAGCAATGGTACCGCGAAGGTAGTTAGATTGGATCTTAATGTCCTCATTTGTCAAAGGTGCGGGCTCTTCAGGAAGACCCTCGACTTTGTCCACCCCCAGGGACTGCCAAAGGCGTGGCTCCCATTCGGAGTAACCAGTCTGGTAAGCGTCTGGGTCCTGATCGTCACCAAGTCCGATATCAGTGAGCTTACGTCCGCCCAAAAAGGCAACTCGGGCATCAAGATCCTTGGCGGGCTTGTTGTAATAAATCTTATCTTCCTTGCGGGGCCAGTAGTGGCTAtcaccaagaccaaaaaCAGAGTAGTTAATAGTAGACAAGTCAAGATCACCAGAGTTCTTCACGAATTCCCACAGACCACGGCCGTTGACGGGGAACTCTCCCTGGCCCGCGGTACTGGTGATAAACACCACGTTTTCCTCAGTAGACAAATCCTCAGCGGGGTAATCATCCATGGCCATGACCATAGTCTTCAGTCCCCTAGCGCGACCACGGTTTCCAAGACGCTTTGCCAGGTTTTGGGCATTGCCATTGTCCGACGCGAATAGGATAGTCAAGGGTGCGCCGAAAAGACCTTCGAGTAGCTTCTCATAAGAGTCCTTAGCTTTGCGCTTCTGAAGGGCCCGGACTTCGGTGCCGTAGGATTCAGAGAGGACAGAAGAAAACTTGGGATGACGGTTCATAAGCTGGCTGAGTTGGTTGTCCCTACGAAGGAACTCTTCAAGTTCACGCTTGATACGCTCCGAATCCAGGGAGAACTTGGGTTCATTGTTCTCCTCGTTTCCGGGGTTCCAGCGGTACAAAGGCCAGTATCCAAGGtcgatggccttcttggtttcctggAGAACAGTCAAGGCAGAATCGTCCTCCTGGTTGTACGGCAAGTATGCAACAACTACGGAGGGGCCCTTGAACTGTTCGGCCTCAGCCATAGCCTGGAGAACCTGAGTGTAGGAGCCGTACACGGCAACAGAGGCAACGTAGGCATTGCCGTAGTTCATGGCATAAAGGCCAATATCCTTCTTTCTGCGTGTGGGATCAGCTGCAGTGCGTTCCGAGTAAGGCTGGGAATCAATAACGAGCATGTTAACATTGGCGCCGGAGGCAAGGACATGGTGGACACCCGAGTTTCCAAGATCATAGGCCCAGGCATCGGAGCCAACGAGCCACCGAGACTCATCAAAGAAAAGCTTCTTGGATTCTAGGAGCTGCTTGGCCAACGGGGAATCATCCTTCGAAAGGTGATCAATAACATCTGGAGCCAATCTGTTGGCCTTGGCTGCATCGCCTGCACTGAGAGCCCAGTTTGAAAGGGACGTCTTCGGAGCATCAGTGGCAAAGGTACCAGCCTTtgatgcttcttcaacctcccgCACAAAACGGCGACGGTGTTCCATCCTTGCAATCAAGGAACCAAATCCATATTCAGGGCTGGCTGCAATGGTGGAAGAAACACCGGCATGCTTCGAATCCAACTGGTTGGCAATGTGCAAACGCTCCCCGAAGAGCTGATTTAAGATCTTCAGATAGGCATTTTCGAGATGGGGCTGCTCTAGGGCAGTCTCAAGTGTTGGAACCTTGGAGCTACCGACTTCGAGGTTCTGAATAGGGGAGGGAGTGTCCAGGTTCTGAGCAATGCCGCGGAGCGCCTGAATGGCAGTAGATGGCTCAACATACCCGAGTCTGTAACCGACAATTTGTGGAGCACGTCCACCAGCAGTGGTAGGGGTCAAGCTTGACAACAGATCCATGAACGAAGGACCCCATCTTGTAGTTTTGCGGACTTGTTCCAAAACGGCGATCTTTTCAACCGAGGCCGGAATTGAGTTCACAATCTGGCCACCCACCCAGGGTCGGTACAACCGCGCAGTGATAAGTCCGATGTTCTTGAGCTCGCTGGCGGTGTCTTCCTTGGACAGAGCATCTACAAACACTCCGGTGGAGccaaagataaagagagCAGATTTCGCATCTGAAGGACCAGTGTACTCAACCGCACTGTAGTTGCGACCAACCAATACCGACAAGGTGCGCCAGATCTGAGAAGTCCACTCGAAGATGTCTGCGGCACTAACTGCCCTGACAGAAGAAGCATCCACGGTTGTTGCAGCAGAGCTAGTAGCACGGCTATCAACGCTGCTATCTCTTCTTGAGGAGCCAACGGACGAGTTGTCAACGCTAACACTCGAAGGCGTCTGAGATGGCTGTGCAGGGGTAGCAGCACCCTCGGGTGTCTTAGTGTTCTCTACAACTTCATCAGTTACGGTGGCCACCCGTCCAGAGTCAGTGTACAATGTCTGGGCACCAAGTCCAGTGGAGTGAGTAGCATGGTGTCCGCCCAAGTTCAGAACACTCTGGATCACATTCACATCCTCCTCTGCGATGGGCTCGTCGCGAGCAGAATTGGCGGGgtcaaagaaatgaatgacGCCTTTTCCAGATTTGCGTGCCAAAGCATGAGCAGTGATAGAGATATCTTGTGCCTCTTGGACAGTCTCAGAGTGCAGGAATGCGAAGCCACATTGCCGTATTGAGCTGATTACCGAGTAAtctgggaatggagaaggcTCCAAGGCGACGTGGATGACAATGGGGAAGTTCGCTAAGCGGTAGAGGTGAGGGATAGAAGAGAGGAGGACAGAGGAACTAGAGACAACAGAAACCACATCTCCAGTCTGCAAAGGGTGGAAAGCagagaggagaggatctTCATTGTATCGTACCGAGACCACCTGATGAACTTGTCAATTCACTGTCCGAACTTGAACGCTGCATTCCAGTATCACTCACGTCAGGTACACCCTTGGGCAGGATACTGCGCGCCTTTTCTTGCTTAAGAGCCTTCAGTGGCTTGCTAAACCAAGAATCTGTCTGCAGGGATGGCTGGACGGAGACCACAATGTCGCTAGTGAGATAAGCGACTCTCGCCACTGCGATGTAAATTAGCATTCCATCACCAGCTCGTAGACAGACAATGATAGCATAACATAGTCAAGAATACGATCAACGGATAACGAAtcgcaaaaagaaagaaagggaatgACTCACCTGCCTCTCCGGCAGTTGAAACGGGCGCCATGTTGGCAATTGCCAGTTGCGCTATGTAGAGCGCAAAGGTGGGATGATACTAATGGTATATAGAGTAGATATCACCGCATACGGTGACTCCACACTCAAATTGAGCTCAATCgatgaggggaaaggagggaaaaaggaagggaaagtgaCAGTCTTAAGGACATATAAAAAATTAGCTTGATTCTTTCCTGTTTATCCTTACGATTTTCTTCAAAATTAAAGCAGCGATTTTGTTCCCCATAGACTTTCTCCGCCATCGGGGTTGGATCAGCAACATTCTTATTGGACTGCGATCACGACATCGATGCAAACGTGCGCGGGCGGTGGGTGCAAACATCCTTAATTGGGTCAAGTGCGGGCAGCAGGTCGAGCACGTCAGTTCTTCAGCGGGCTTTGCTTCGGCAGAATGCTGATAGGCCGGTTACTTTTACTCTGGACGATTAATCTTTTGAGATCTCGTGTTGCAGCCGAACGTGCAAGACTATCCACTCTTCAGCCTCAGTAATGAATCTTTAATGAACATAATTGAAGGAAGATTGCTCTGTAAGAAACTGCACAACATAGAtgatatatatgtatccCATAATTGCCCTCCATTCCATTAACAGGAGACCGATCAGTATTTGATCCATTCGGCGCTTATTACAAAGGCGATTTCCTCTCGGGCGAGAGACTCCTGGCGTGGTTAATGGTCAGCTGAACAGTGAATGCCAACAACCCATTATATGGTGAATCGAGAACCATTGTTTCAAACCCCGACTTATCCTTTACCATTTAGTTTCTCCAACATAAAGGAGTAAGGGAACAAGGTCTTtaataagaataaaagaacaaaagagaaCGAAAATGAGAAGTTACAAAGTACGTCATACAATTGAGTGCTATGCCCTGTGTGGTGACTAGTTATCTTTTGTCATTCATGATAGAACATTATGCGATTCCCTGATATAGTGCATGAAAACTGAGCCTCAAGACGCCAAATATGAAAACAAACCCATATAAATATCAATGTACAAGTCCCAGACGCCAGGGGCCGCATCTAAAAAACCAATTCTTTCGTCCCTATAGCCGAACAAACACACCGTTCTCTTCCATAACGGCTTCTATTGGCCGAACGTACCTTTACGCGAAGGAAAATCGGACTCCGTCTTATTTCCGCaccgaagaggaaagaaaaaaaaaacctcTGAGCATTATCGAGTCATTAGACCCTCGTGGCCAAATGACTAGTAACCAGCGATTTGTAGATCATCTCACCATCTTAGTGATATAAATTTATAACGAAAACCACGTTATGTGAATTGGGTAAGAGGCGAGGCTGTTGACACCAGAGCCTCGTCGCTTATGAGGCAGGCGTCCGCAGTACGAAGAGGATCATTGGCATCAGTCTCCTCTGCCAAGGGCACCCACGTTGTGTGGATTTGGACGCAATTCCTTCTATAAGGAAGGATCTGAACTTGAATGGATGACCTGTAGCGGATCGATGACTTCCGGTCGCTTCTGCTTACCTAGTTTCGCTCCAGTCCTGCATTTTGACGTTCATACCCGGTACCTCATAAGTGGGTTGTTGTAAGGCAGCCGCCTGGACAGCCGACTGAGAAGGTTGTGGAGGGCCCGTTCCAGATCGACGTCTCCGTTCTCTTTCGAGGGGACCGGGAAGCTCGGTGCTCTCGCGGCGAGCACGGAACCGCCGTCCGATAGTATCCATCCAGTtaccatcctcatcctcgcctAACCAATAATTGCGACCAACGCTAATCATAGCGCGACCAAGTTTTCCCTTCCAACCTTGACCATCAGGAGTGTAAGGCGAGAACGGCTCCTTATCGATATCAGCGACGCTAGCCACACTGGCGATGGAAGTGTTCCGGCTATGAGTTGGGAGCTGAGTGTGACGAGGCACAGCGATATAAAGACGTAGAGACTGGCGAGCAAATGCCAGCatgacaagaacaaaataTGCACGGATGATCCATAGCGAGCAGATGAAGACAATGCTTTGGAAACTTTCCGGCTGGGTAACCGCGTTGCCTAGGCCATCGGGACTTCTGGCATACTGGGCGCCCTGGGAAGATGGCGAATCGTACTTCGGGCTGGTGAAGCCGGCCGTTTGAGCAATCGTCTCACCACCGGGCCCGGAGGCATTTCCACTCTCGTAATGTTGAGAAATGACAAGGAACCATGTTACACCAAAAGCAGCTGTATATGCGGCGTTGATGACGCTATCGAAGAGGTAGAGCCAGGCGAGAGCGAGACATTGCAGAGGTGATTGTTTTCGGATATGTGGGAAGAGCAGTGTTGCGACGCCGAGAGCGAGCAGGGAGTAAAGGTACATGGACAGCTGGACGGGTGAAAGGTGGTAGCCGGTTAGGAGCGCAAGCAACCCGTAAAGGCCGCTAATTTTGTTCAAAAGCAAGGATAACGTGATGAGAGAAGCGCCCGTCTGCAGGCTCATGACATAGAGGAATGTCTGTTGTACTCCGGAGGTTCATTCTTAGCACCATCGATTAATCTAGACACGGAACGGGAAGGCCTTTTATCACGAAATTTTAATTTCTGACATACCTCTGGCCGCGGGATGCGGAGAAAACGGGTTGGTGAGAACCCCATCTCTGATATCGCCGATGGGCTGCTGTAGGAGTGGCACAAGCAATGGGAGGATGCAGTAGAAAAGGGAAACGGAAATGGAAGCCAATACGttcagaagagaagaaagggagaaggCTGGTTGTCAGCAGCAGTTGGGTCACGATGCCCATGCGGTTGTCACACAGGGGCTTGATTTTCCGGACGATCCGCCCCGCCGATCGCTACTATTTTCGCCTATTGAACGCCAAGAACTGAGCGCTTTAATGACGTTCGGGTACTCCGTCGTCCAATGAATCGTTCAATGTGCAAGTTTTCAATGGCCTGGTTTGAGGACTGAGGGTTGTATGTCCACTATTTCCAGCTATTGCTTCATTGTCAATCTAATGATAGTCTGGCCTACAGTCACTTCCTTCTGCCCTACACCCTACTGAATTTTCgggcttttctttcctggatGCGCTCTGTCCGCCTAGACAGTCAACATTATTGCATCAGACAATACGAGTACGACGTTCCGAATCTAGCGCAAGTGACCACTGAAGGTTGCTTGAGATTACGAAAATATTCCGAATATGCCTGCcttgacctttttctttcctttttcatttttcgCTTTCTCCCGATTACGTTGGCTGGAATTTCTGGACGCCATGTAGTTGCGGAAAGTATGGTAaatagtataatatatatgtatcGTAGACGTTGTCCAAAATCTTACAAGAGCCATGACATCTTGGCACCATAACCTCAAATCTGAGCCGTTAAAGATGAAAAGGATATTGCAGAAACCTGAGGGGCAGCAATGGGATGCTGATGCGATGTAGCAAGTAGAACGCCAAATTCTCCCACCAAGCACCAGGCGACCGTGTAGaaaaaacaggaaaaagagaaaagaaaaaacggCTTCGATCTAAACACGCTATTCACTCGAGAAGCAAAGGGAGAAAAATGTACAGATTAAGAATGACAGAGCAATATTGACAATCTCAAACCTCATCATTGAGATCGAGGGAACAAATTGGTGAACGTAATCGAAAAATGGCGACCAGGTAGTACATTACAGCTTTCAGCATGCGCATCCATCGTTGGTTGTGGTCTCTTTTGGGTTGATGTTCACATCGATCACTGGAGAGTAACAGTCAGCTTCGTGGAACTTGTAAGTGACGCCGAGGAAACAAACCTTGGCTCTCTCCTCTACTACCTTCGCCTTCCATGCCTGGTAGAGCTTGGGCTATCCGCCGGAAAAGTTGCTTGACGTTATGACCAACCTTGGCGCTAGTCTCGATAAACATCAACCCGTTCTTCTTagcctcctcttcaccctGCGCGGTGGTGACCTCGCGCTTGTCGTTAAGATCAGTCTTGTTGCCAACTAGAACAATGATAACATCATTGCCACGCTCCCCTCGTACGTCGTCAATCCATTTCCGGGTATTCTGGAAGGACTTGGCGTTTGAAATATCgtaaacaacaacagcaacgcTCGAATCCCGAATGTAGGAAGGAATCAACGACCTGAATCTTTCTTGACCGGCTGTATCCCAAAGCTGGAGTCGGACAGTCCTGTCCTCTAGGTACATAGTCTGAAAAAAAAACCGAGTTAACACTGGCATGAGCGATCAAAGTGCATCGAAGGTGGGATCCTAGAATCCAGAGGCTGGCTAGTTGCGGTGAGATATACCTTTGACAGAAAGTCGATTCCGATGGTCGCTTGATATGTATTGTCGAATGAGTCGTACATGAATCTCGTAATCAGGGACGTTTTGCCAACTACATGTCACAATCAGAGACTTGCACAGGCCATAAATTAATGGGAATCTGGCACGTGGTATCCATACCGCTCTGCTCTCCCAAGAACACCAGCCTGTGGTACAGTTAATAATTAATTCAGACTACAGGGAGCTTTGATATACCAAAACGTACTTGAACTTTTTCAAAGGGTTCGAATACGACCCTACAGCGGAAGTGGATGCCATTGTGACAAGAGAAACTTGGTAGAAGTAATGGTAGGATCAGGGGTAGCGGAGGGAAAGTCGCAATTATTTTACGTAGAAGGACTGTGGAAAAGGGTGCGCAAAGGATCTCTAAGGATAGAAGGACATGGAAGGGAGAATATTATCGGAGATCAGACGCAAGACCAAACAAGGCGCCAGAGTTGTTCAAATGGGCGATTTGGGAGGAGTGAAGTCAACTCGAACCCATGGATCGATATGGGGAaactgtacggagtacggtAAGTAAATGTTATGGACTGACAAGCCAGCATTAAACTCCGACCGCCTTCCGATGACGGATTAAATCCGGCCCGACCCAGCCATCATCAGCGCAAGGTGCGGGTGTTGCTCCAGACGAGTGATCCGGACAAGAGCTCCGCTCCACCGCAGTCTTTCTATCGTTTGCGAGACTTTCGTCAGGCGTCTAAAGACCCTGTACCTTGTTTgctgcttcctccagcttAAAGAATCGGGTCAAAAGTTGGAGGTCACCATGGGTCTCGTCTATCCAGCTGGTGCTGCTACCGTGTCACTCCTGGTGATCGGGGGCTGTGAGTGATCTCATCCAACAAGGGTATTGATATTGTGCGCTAATCAATACTGGCAGATATGCTTTTCCACGGAGATGGCGAACAATTTAATGTATTGAAAGACACATGGATGTTACATATCTTTTATAGGGTGCCTTGTTAACACGTCCTAGGTTGGTCAATTCCTCGAATCGGTATCTCCATATGCTTGGGCAAACATCGGTATCGCGATGTGCATAGGTTTATCAGTCGTTGGAGCAGCGTGGTACGTCCTAATATGGAGCTATGTTTCCTGTTATATCATTACTCATGGCATGCCTATCCAGGGGTATCTTTCTCACAGGTTCATCTATTGTCGGCGGAGGTGTCAAGGCACCAAGAATCCGGACGAAGAACTTGATCTCTATTATCTTCTGCGAAGTAGTGGCTATTTATGGTGTCATCATGGCAATAGTTTTCTCTTCGAAGCTCAATCTcgtcggcgatgatgaaatcTTCTCCGGCAGCAACCAATATACCGGATACGCACTCTTTTGGGGTGGTATCACTGTGGGCATGTGCAATTTGATCTGTGGTATCTCTGTCGGTATCAATGGAAGCAGTGCAGCTCTAGCCGATGCTGCTGATGGAAGCTTGTTCGTTCGGCCCATCCGTATTTCTGTCAGAACAGCAAGTGAGCTAACATTTTTGCAGGTTTGTGAAGATCCTTGTTATCGAGATCTTCAGCTCCGTCCTTGGCTTATTCGGTCTTATCATCGGACTCCTGGTGACACAGAAGGCTAACGAATTTAAGTAAGGCCGCTTAATGGTTAACGAGAGGAGGTTTTCTCCGAGAGAGAACCATGCGAGTCGGGGTAGGAACCATTGTATGACTTCTATTTTACAGCTTCACTTTGCTCTGGTGTTCTATTATATACTGCATTATGGCGTATGGATCCGATTTGACTGTAGAGTCTTTTGGGTATGCGTGAATAGCATTGATTGTCCCGCTGGTTTGCCATGATGTCTGGGTTGGTGTACAGTAGCAGGCGCCGGGAAGTAATGGAAGTGTTGATATTATCAATACGATAGCGCACTCTTATGTATAGCATTGATTTAAATTTCACATTGTTGTATTTAAGGGTTTATAGGAAATTAGCGATCGTTATATAATTGACATTGATAAGCTTGAGCAATAGGCTTTATCTACGGAGTGACTAATATAGATTCGGAGGTTCCAATACCACGGGGTGGTTCCCCGCATCCGACAAAACTCTCCTCTTCACAATTCTCAAAATTCTAATAAGATAGCATCCAGAATGACGGACGACAAACTTAAGGCAGCTATATTGATCGTATCGGATACTGCCTCTAAAGATCCTTCCACGGATAGAGTTGCTGAAACTCTCacgtctttcttcttctcagaGGGGTTAAATACCTGGGATCGACCGGCCACTAAGATCGTACCTGATAATGTACTCGATATCCAACGAGCCCTATGTGACTGGACAGATGGCCCAAACTGGGTGAATCTCATACTTTTGAGTGGCGGTACGGGCTTTGCGCTTAAGGATAACACCCCTGAGGTTCGTTGAACCTGCTCCAGAGTTACTCTGCTTTGCTAAAGTCGTTGATTAGGCCGTGTCGCCTCTCATTCATCGCCATGCACCCGGCCTAGTGTGAGTTGTGCTATCCATCTTTCAGAAACGTATATAATGTGATTACTGACCGTAAATCATGAAGTCATGGCATGATTGCCGCTTCTTTGCAAGTCACACCTTGTAAGCTGATATACACATAATTTGTTACGCAAGGACTCGCTAACAATTATCCTAGTTGCAATGATGTCACGGCCTGTTGCGGGTGTTAGGAACAAAACATTGATTATTACCTTGCCCGGCTCGCCAAAAGGGGCTAAAGAAAATCTCGACGCGGTCTTCAAGCTTCTGCCGCATGCGTGCACTCAAGCGGCTGGTGCTAACTCTCGCGCCATTCATGCCGGCGGTGTCAAGAAACTAGAAGCTGAGGCAGGGTTGTCCTCGGGGGGCAAAGTGGAACACAAACGCGaccatcaccatcaacatcaccaccaacttcattctcattctcattctcatggCCATGGACATGGCCATGTTGCCCCGAAGGCACATACGTCACCATCGGAGAGACCGCAATCAAATGATCCCAATGCAGGCCCAAATCGACGATATCGCGAATCCCCTTACCCAATGTTATCAGTGGATGAAGCACTTGCAGTTATTAGCGAACAAACTCCTGAAccagttgttgttgaggttcCTGTAACCACTGCCTTAGTTGGATCGGTAATTGCCGAGGATGTCTATGCCGCAGAAGCTGTTCCAGCTTACCGAGCCAGCATCGTAGATGGGTACGCCGTGATTGCACCTGAAACAGCAGATGTTGGACCAAGCACAAAGGGAGTTTTCCCCGTGGCGTCCATATCTTACGCCAACCCAGGAGGGTCATTGTCACCCCTCGAGCCTGGAACTATTGCCAGAATAACCACAGGAGCTCCTCTTCCGCCAAATGCCAATGCCGTAGTAATGGTTGAGGATACAGTGCTCGCTTCTTCGACCCCTGACGGCAAAGAGGAAGCAACAGTAGAGATATTGACAGGCGATATCAAACCGAACGAGAATGTCCGTGAGCCTGGCAGTGATATTGCGTTGGGGTCGAAAATCCTTCAGAAAGGAGACCTCATCACGTCAGTCGGAGGCGAGATTGGTCTTCTAGCAGCATCTGGAACAAAAATAGTCAAGGTCTTTAAGAAGCCATGTGTAGGTGTTCTAAGTACTGGAGATGAGCTCGTTGAGCACGACGACCCAAGAAAGCTCTATGGAGGACAAATTCGAGACTCCAACCGTCCATCTCTCCTCTCGTGCCTTGCCTCTTGGGGCTTCCCCACCGTCGATTTGGGAATTGCTCGTGATACACCAGCAGGTGAGCTGGAACGGAGCCTTCGGGATGCCCTTCGCGGAGTGGGAAGGGCAAATTCTAGCGTTGACGTGATTATCACCACCGGCGGCGTATCAATGGGTGAGCTCGACCTGCTGAAGCCCACTATCGAACGTACACTAGGCGGGACCATCCATTTCGGTCGCGTGTCCATGAAACCAGGCAAGCCGACCACGTTTGCCACGGTCCCATTCAAACCAACGTCGTCAACTCAACAAGTCCAGCAAGAGCGTGAAACTAAACTTATTTTCTCATTGCCTGGAAACCCTGCCTCGGCCCTCGTGACACTCAACTTATTCGTGCTCCCCTCTCTTTACAAGCTGATGGGCATGGGCGAAAAGCAAACTGCGCCTGGCTTATCATCAACACTTGGATTACCACTCGTTTCGGTCAGCTTGACACATGCGTTCCCGTTGGATCCCAAGCGTACCGAGTACCACCGGGCCATTGTGACAGCGTCTCGTTCCGATGGCCGATTGTACGCCTCTAGTACAGGCTTGGGGGGAGTTGGGCAGCGGAGTTCTAGAGTAGGAAGTCTAGCTAGCGCAAACGCGCTCTTAGTGCTTCGACCAGGAAGTGGACAGATTGAAAAGGGTGTCTTGGTAGAGGCATTGATGCTGGGGCCGGTCGTGGCAGCACAGTAAATGTTGTTCAGCAAGAGTATATTATACCACTGTCACAGAATGTCATCTCCCAGCAACCGGTGAAACCATGCTATCCCGAATTTATTCCCAGTAAATGTACTCTCAAATATTATTACCCCATCGCTTTTCAGTAAAAGGACTTTCGAAAAAGCACTCATGAATGCTAGACACTAAACGCAGAATCTCATGGATCCCCTTCACACCAGTTCCGCCACCCACCCCAGTCGACATCCCTCAGGATCAAGGATGCTACAGTTCTCATCGTATTCTACAACAGATCGAAAACTCCAGCTCATTCTGGTCTCCCTCGCAGCCAAGCCCCATAAACTAGCCAAACTCCTCTGATCATGCAAATATTGTGGAGGAAGGCCTGGAGGAACCATATCCCAATCCCGAGGCGAATGGCTTCCAAAATTAAAACCAGTAATGAGCGCCcccttctcctggaaagcTAACCTCATCATACGCTTCGCAACACGTAGCTGCGTATCCCAATCAAACAAGTGCATGAAATAGCTGGAATTGATCACTTTAACGCG
Proteins encoded in this window:
- a CDS encoding sulfite reductase (NADPH) subunit beta (sulfite reductase (ferredoxin)), yielding MAPVSTAGEAVARVAYLTSDIVVSVQPSLQTDSWFSKPLKALKQEKARSILPKGVPDVVSVRYNEDPLLSAFHPLQTGDVVSVVSSSSVLLSSIPHLYRLANFPIVIHVALEPSPFPDYSVISSIRQCGFAFLHSETVQEAQDISITAHALARKSGKGVIHFFDPANSARDEPIAEEDVNVIQSVLNLGGHHATHSTGLGAQTLYTDSGRVATVTDEVVENTKTPEGAATPAQPSQTPSSVSVDNSSVGSSRRDSSVDSRATSSAATTVDASSVRAVSAADIFEWTSQIWRTLSVLVGRNYSAVEYTGPSDAKSALFIFGSTGVFVDALSKEDTASELKNIGLITARLYRPWVGGQIVNSIPASVEKIAVLEQVRKTTRWGPSFMDLLSSLTPTTAGGRAPQIVGYRLGYVEPSTAIQALRGIAQNLDTPSPIQNLEVGSSKVPTLETALEQPHLENAYLKILNQLFGERLHIANQLDSKHAGVSSTIAASPEYGFGSLIARMEHRRRFVREVEEASKAGTFATDAPKTSLSNWALSAGDAAKANRLAPDVIDHLSKDDSPLAKQLLESKKLFFDESRWLVGSDAWAYDLGNSGVHHVLASGANVNMLVIDSQPYSERTAADPTRRKKDIGLYAMNYGNAYVASVAVYGSYTQVLQAMAEAEQFKGPSVVVAYLPYNQEDDSALTVLQETKKAIDLGYWPLYRWNPGNEENNEPKFSLDSERIKRELEEFLRRDNQLSQLMNRHPKFSSVLSESYGTEVRALQKRKAKDSYEKLLEGLFGAPLTILFASDNGNAQNLAKRLGNRGRARGLKTMVMAMDDYPAEDLSTEENVVFITSTAGQGEFPVNGRGLWEFVKNSGDLDLSTINYSVFGLGDSHYWPRKEDKIYYNKPAKDLDARVAFLGGRKLTDIGLGDDQDPDAYQTGYSEWEPRLWQSLGVDKVEGLPEEPAPLTNEDIKIQSNYLRGTIAEGLLDESTGAISASDQQLTKFHGTYMQDDRDVRDERKAQGLEPAYSFMIRCRLAGGVATPTQWLQMDAISSSHGNETMKLTTRQTFQFHGVIKRNLRGAMRAINKALMTTIAACGDVNRNVMCSSLPELSFFHREAHTVAQKISDHLLPSTTAYHEIWLKDDDDKKIQVAGDAVVDHEPLYGPTYLPRKFKITIAIPPHNDTDVYAHDIGLIAIKGSDGHLEGFNILAGGGMGSTHNNKKTYPQTGRMFGYVPADQAHIVCEKIMLVQRDHGDRQNRKHARLKYTIDDMGVEVFKEKVEALLPDGLRFAEPRPFKFASNVDTFGWLKDEKGLNHFTFFIENGRIEDTADFQMRTGLRELAKLDKGEFRLTGNQHLILSSVKDEDLPAIKELMAKYKLDNTSFSGMRLSSSACVAFPTCGLAMAESERYLPVLISKLESTLEEVGLARDSIVMRMTGCPNGCARPWLAEAAFVGKAYGAYNMYLGGGYHGQRLNKLYRSSIKEDEILDIMKGLLKRYALERNTDGEEPERFGDWCIRAGVIKETTDGRNFHEGVAEDEDDE
- a CDS encoding inositol phosphorylceramide synthase regulatory subunit KEI1 (predicted protein) produces the protein MGIVTQLLLTTSLLPFFSSERIGFHFRFPFLLHPPIACATPTAAHRRYQRWGSHQPVFSASRGQSGLYGLLALLTGYHLSPVQLSMYLYSLLALGVATLLFPHIRKQSPLQCLALAWLYLFDSVINAAYTAAFGVTWFLVISQHYESGNASGPGGETIAQTAGFTSPKYDSPSSQGAQYARSPDGLGNAVTQPESFQSIVFICSLWIIRAYFVLVMLAFARQSLRLYIAVPRHTQLPTHSRNTSIASVASVADIDKEPFSPYTPDGQGWKGKLGRAMISVGRNYWLGEDEDGNWMDTIGRRFRARRESTELPGPLERERRRRSGTGPPQPSQSAVQAAALQQPTYEVPGMNVKMQDWSETR
- a CDS encoding Rab family GTPase YPT6 (GTPase Rab6/YPT6/Ryh1, small G protein superfamily), which gives rise to MASTSAVGSYSNPLKKFKLVFLGEQSVGKTSLITRFMYDSFDNTYQATIGIDFLSKTMYLEDRTVRLQLWDTAGQERFRSLIPSYIRDSSVAVVVYDISNAKSFQNTRKWIDDVRGERGNDVIIVLVGNKTDLNDKREVTTAQGEEEAKKNGLMFIETSAKVGHNVKQLFRRIAQALPGMEGEGSRGESQVIDVNINPKETTTNDGCAC
- a CDS encoding H(+)-transporting V0 sector ATPase subunit c'' (vacuolar H+-ATPase V0 sector, subunit c''), producing the protein MGLVYPAGAATVSLLVIGGYMLFHGDGEQFNVGQFLESVSPYAWANIGIAMCIGLSVVGAAWGIFLTGSSIVGGGVKAPRIRTKNLISIIFCEVVAIYGVIMAIVFSSKLNLVGDDEIFSGSNQYTGYALFWGGITVGMCNLICGISVGINGSSAALADAADGSLFVKILVIEIFSSVLGLFGLIIGLLVTQKANEFK